One window from the genome of Diospyros lotus cultivar Yz01 chromosome 11, ASM1463336v1, whole genome shotgun sequence encodes:
- the LOC127813032 gene encoding thylakoid lumenal protein TL20.3, chloroplastic isoform X3: MSALADLNKYEAETRGEFGIGSAAQFGSADLRKAVHVNENFRRANFTAADMRESDFSGSTFNGAYLEKAVAYKANFSGADLSDTLMDRMVLNEANLTNAVLVRTVLTRSDLGGAVIEGADFSDAVLDLPQKQALCKYASGTNPTTGVSTRVSLGCGNSRRNAYGTPSSPLLSAPPQKLLDRDGFCDETTGLCDTK, encoded by the exons ATGTCGGCCCTTGCGGATCTCAACAAGTACGAAGCGGAAACAAGAGGTGAATTCGGGATAGGATCCGCCGCACAATTTGGTTCTGCAGATCTCAG GAAAGCAGTTCATGTGAACGAAAACTTCAG AAGAGCCAATTTCACAGCTGCCGACATGAGAGAATCCGATTTCAGTGGGTCAACATTCAATGGTGCATACCTAGAGAAAGCTGTTGCATACAAGGCTAATTTCTCAG GTGCGGATTTGAGTGACACATTGATGGATCGCATG GTTCTGAATGAAGCCAATCTAACAAATGCTGTGCTTGTTAGAACTGTCCTCACCCGTAGCGATCTTGGTGGTGCTGTTATAGAAGGAGCTGACTTCAGTGATGCTGTTTTGGATCTTCCCCAAAAACAG GCTCTTTGCAAGTACGCAAGCGGCACGAATCCTACAACAGGGGTAAGTACCAGGGTGAGCCTGGGCTGTGGAAACAGTCGGCGCAATGCCTACGGTACCCCTTCCTCCCCTCTTTTAAGTGCTCCTCCCCAGAAACTTCTTGATAGAGATGGATTCTGTGATGAAACCACTGGTCTTTGTGACACCAAATAG
- the LOC127813032 gene encoding thylakoid lumenal protein TL20.3, chloroplastic isoform X1, giving the protein MALASVSLLVPIKSTKLSSLPPSSSSSSSSSSSSSSSSSSSSSSSRVLGALKSSPKPFLVRCQGEAETEHQIHGEFNKWKTLVPAALAAAAVTFGANMSALADLNKYEAETRGEFGIGSAAQFGSADLRKAVHVNENFRRANFTAADMRESDFSGSTFNGAYLEKAVAYKANFSGADLSDTLMDRMVLNEANLTNAVLVRTVLTRSDLGGAVIEGADFSDAVLDLPQKQALCKYASGTNPTTGVSTRVSLGCGNSRRNAYGTPSSPLLSAPPQKLLDRDGFCDETTGLCDTK; this is encoded by the exons ATGGCGCTCGCTTCAGTCTCCCTTTTGGTACCCATAAAATCTACGAAACTCTCATCGCTaccaccatcttcttcttcttcttcttcctcctcctcctcttcttcttcttcttcttcttcttcttcttcttcttctagggtTCTCGGTGCTCTCAAGTCTTCCCCAAAGCCGTTCTTAGTCAGGTGCCAAGGCGAAGCAGAAACCGAACATCAGATTCACGGTGAGTTCAA CAAGTGGAAGACGCTAGTTCCGGCAGCATTGGCGGCTGCAGCGGTGACCTTCGGCGCCAACATGTCGGCCCTTGCGGATCTCAACAAGTACGAAGCGGAAACAAGAGGTGAATTCGGGATAGGATCCGCCGCACAATTTGGTTCTGCAGATCTCAG GAAAGCAGTTCATGTGAACGAAAACTTCAG AAGAGCCAATTTCACAGCTGCCGACATGAGAGAATCCGATTTCAGTGGGTCAACATTCAATGGTGCATACCTAGAGAAAGCTGTTGCATACAAGGCTAATTTCTCAG GTGCGGATTTGAGTGACACATTGATGGATCGCATG GTTCTGAATGAAGCCAATCTAACAAATGCTGTGCTTGTTAGAACTGTCCTCACCCGTAGCGATCTTGGTGGTGCTGTTATAGAAGGAGCTGACTTCAGTGATGCTGTTTTGGATCTTCCCCAAAAACAG GCTCTTTGCAAGTACGCAAGCGGCACGAATCCTACAACAGGGGTAAGTACCAGGGTGAGCCTGGGCTGTGGAAACAGTCGGCGCAATGCCTACGGTACCCCTTCCTCCCCTCTTTTAAGTGCTCCTCCCCAGAAACTTCTTGATAGAGATGGATTCTGTGATGAAACCACTGGTCTTTGTGACACCAAATAG
- the LOC127813032 gene encoding thylakoid lumenal protein TL20.3, chloroplastic isoform X2, which yields MALASVSLLVPIKSTKLSSLPPSSSSSSSSSSSSSSSSSSSSSSSRVLGALKSSPKPFLVRCQGEAETEHQIHVSSKWKTLVPAALAAAAVTFGANMSALADLNKYEAETRGEFGIGSAAQFGSADLRKAVHVNENFRRANFTAADMRESDFSGSTFNGAYLEKAVAYKANFSGADLSDTLMDRMVLNEANLTNAVLVRTVLTRSDLGGAVIEGADFSDAVLDLPQKQALCKYASGTNPTTGVSTRVSLGCGNSRRNAYGTPSSPLLSAPPQKLLDRDGFCDETTGLCDTK from the exons ATGGCGCTCGCTTCAGTCTCCCTTTTGGTACCCATAAAATCTACGAAACTCTCATCGCTaccaccatcttcttcttcttcttcttcctcctcctcctcttcttcttcttcttcttcttcttcttcttcttcttctagggtTCTCGGTGCTCTCAAGTCTTCCCCAAAGCCGTTCTTAGTCAGGTGCCAAGGCGAAGCAGAAACCGAACATCAGATTCACG TATCCAGCAAGTGGAAGACGCTAGTTCCGGCAGCATTGGCGGCTGCAGCGGTGACCTTCGGCGCCAACATGTCGGCCCTTGCGGATCTCAACAAGTACGAAGCGGAAACAAGAGGTGAATTCGGGATAGGATCCGCCGCACAATTTGGTTCTGCAGATCTCAG GAAAGCAGTTCATGTGAACGAAAACTTCAG AAGAGCCAATTTCACAGCTGCCGACATGAGAGAATCCGATTTCAGTGGGTCAACATTCAATGGTGCATACCTAGAGAAAGCTGTTGCATACAAGGCTAATTTCTCAG GTGCGGATTTGAGTGACACATTGATGGATCGCATG GTTCTGAATGAAGCCAATCTAACAAATGCTGTGCTTGTTAGAACTGTCCTCACCCGTAGCGATCTTGGTGGTGCTGTTATAGAAGGAGCTGACTTCAGTGATGCTGTTTTGGATCTTCCCCAAAAACAG GCTCTTTGCAAGTACGCAAGCGGCACGAATCCTACAACAGGGGTAAGTACCAGGGTGAGCCTGGGCTGTGGAAACAGTCGGCGCAATGCCTACGGTACCCCTTCCTCCCCTCTTTTAAGTGCTCCTCCCCAGAAACTTCTTGATAGAGATGGATTCTGTGATGAAACCACTGGTCTTTGTGACACCAAATAG
- the LOC127813032 gene encoding thylakoid lumenal protein TL20.3, chloroplastic isoform X4 — MRESDFSGSTFNGAYLEKAVAYKANFSGADLSDTLMDRMVLNEANLTNAVLVRTVLTRSDLGGAVIEGADFSDAVLDLPQKQALCKYASGTNPTTGVSTRVSLGCGNSRRNAYGTPSSPLLSAPPQKLLDRDGFCDETTGLCDTK, encoded by the exons ATGAGAGAATCCGATTTCAGTGGGTCAACATTCAATGGTGCATACCTAGAGAAAGCTGTTGCATACAAGGCTAATTTCTCAG GTGCGGATTTGAGTGACACATTGATGGATCGCATG GTTCTGAATGAAGCCAATCTAACAAATGCTGTGCTTGTTAGAACTGTCCTCACCCGTAGCGATCTTGGTGGTGCTGTTATAGAAGGAGCTGACTTCAGTGATGCTGTTTTGGATCTTCCCCAAAAACAG GCTCTTTGCAAGTACGCAAGCGGCACGAATCCTACAACAGGGGTAAGTACCAGGGTGAGCCTGGGCTGTGGAAACAGTCGGCGCAATGCCTACGGTACCCCTTCCTCCCCTCTTTTAAGTGCTCCTCCCCAGAAACTTCTTGATAGAGATGGATTCTGTGATGAAACCACTGGTCTTTGTGACACCAAATAG
- the LOC127813033 gene encoding monocopper oxidase-like protein SKU5 — protein MASPSPSVVSVLFIYISLFTALSLAEDPFVNYDFEVSYITASPLGVPQQVIAINGHFPGPTINATTNNNVVINVRNKLDEDLLMTWAGIQQRRCSWQDGVLGTNCPIPPKWNWTYQFQVKDQIGSYFYFPSLNFQRASGGFGGFIINNRPIIAIPFDTPDGDITILIGDWYTRNHTALRKALNAGKDLGMPDGVLINGKGPYRYNNSLVPDGIDYETIHVHPGKTYRIRVHNVGASTSLNFRIQNHNLLLAETEGSYTVQQNYTSLDIHVGQSYSFLVTMDQNASTDYYIVASARFVNESLWKRVTGVAILHYSNSKGKASGPLPDPPNDEFDKTFSMNQARSIRWNVSASGARPNPQGSFRYGSINVTDLYVLKNKPPVTINGKQRTTLSGISFVNPATPIRLADHFKLKGVYKLDFPNKPITGPPKMATSVINGTYKGFMEIILQNNNTKVQTYHLDGYAFFVVGMDYGEWTENSRGTYNKWDGIARTTTQVFPGAWTAILISLDNVGIWNLRTENLDSWYLGQETYVRVVNPEPNNKTEFPIPDNALFCGSLSKMQKPQDISLATSIMGNNRSNLFFSLVVMICVAVISSFR, from the exons ATGGCTTCGCCTTCGCCTTCTGTTGTTTCTGTGCTCttcatctacatttctctctTCACCGCCCTCTCTCTCGCTGAAGATCCATTCGTTAACTACGATTTTGAGGTCTCTTACATCACCGCTTCTCCGCTGGGTGTGCCCCAACAG GTTATCGCCATTAATGGACATTTTCCGGGGCCAACAATTAATGCGACTACGAACAACAATGTGGTCATCAATGTACGGAACAAATTGGATGAGGATCTTCTTATGACTTG GGCTGGGATTCAACAGAGACGATGTTCTTGGCAAGACGGGGTACTGGGCACGAATTGCCCCATTCCTCCAAAGTGGAATTGGACGTACCAATTTCAAGTCAAGGATCAGATTGGGAGCTACTTCTACTTCCCGTCCCTTAATTTTCAGCGAGCTTCCGGTGGGTTTGGTGGCTTTATCATTAACAACAGGCCTATAATCGCAATTCCTTTTGATACCCCAGATGGTGATATCACGATTTTGATTGGTGATTGGTACACCAGGAACCACACG GCTTTGAGGAAGGCCCTTAATGCAGGGAAAGATCTTGGGATGCCAGATGGGGTTCTTATTAATGGAAAAGGCCCTTACAGATATAATAATTCACTTGTTCCTGACGGCATTGACTATGAAACAATTCATGTTCACCCAG GTAAAACATATCGCATCCGTGTACACAATGTTGGAGCATCAACAAGTTTGAACTTCAGAATTCAGAACCATAACTTGCTTCTAGCTGAAACAGAGGGATCATATACAGTGCAGCAAAACTACACTAGCTTAGACATTCACGTTGGACAATCGTATTCTTTCTTGGTAACCATGGATCAGAATGCAAGTACGGATTACTACATTGTAGCAAGTGCCAGGTTTGTGAATGAATCACTCTGGAAAAGAGTTACTGGTGTTGCCATCTTGCACTATTCAAATTCAAAAGGGAAGGCATCCGGCCCCCTTCCAGACCCACCAAATGATGAATTTGATAAAACCTTCTCCATGAACCAGGCCAGATCCATCAG GTGGAATGTATCTGCCAGTGGCGCTCGTCCCAATCCACAAGGCTCCTTTAGATATGGCTCAATTAATGTGACTGACCTTTATGTCTTAAAAAACAAGCCACCAGTGACGATCAATGGGAAACAGCGGACGACACTTAGTGGAATATCATTTGTCAATCCTGCCACCCCAATCAGGCTTGCTGACCATTTCAAATTGAAGGGAGTGTACAAGCTCGATTTCCCCAATAAGCCAATCACAGGACCACCTAAGATGGCAACATCAGTAATCAATGGTACATATAAGGGATTTATGGAAATTATACTGCAAAATAATAACACCAAGGTGCAGACATATCACTTGGATGGCTATGCCTTTTTTGTGGTCGG GATGGATTATGGTGAGTGGACAGAGAATAGCAGGGGCACATACAACAAGTGGGATGGTATTGCTCGCACCACAACTCAG GTTTTCCCTGGGGCATGGACAGCAATTTTAATCTCCCTTGACAATgttggaatttggaatttgaGAACAGAAAACCTAGACTCGTGGTATCTCGGTCAAGAAACGTACGTCCGGGTTGTCAATCCAGAGCCCAATAACAAAACTGAGTTTCCCATACCAGACAATGCTCTCTTCTGTGGTTCCCTAAGCAAAATGCAGAA GCCTCAAGATATCTCTCTGGCAACATCAATTATGGGTAACAACAGATCAAATCTGTTCTTCAGTTTGGTGGTGATGATATGTGTTGCTGTAATTTCTAGTTTCCGCTAA